In Candidatus Defluviilinea proxima, a single genomic region encodes these proteins:
- a CDS encoding discoidin domain-containing protein gives MKNESPKGRIILGTIVPILLVIIGLLLGASMIYQVHTEQVKATIAAGPTMTADALEFLYQKGLGYINLGRWQDAKVTLEMVFETDPNYKDVQARLIEVETEIKRLGLTSITTPIAPPTIENVYPSDYKILELNIEPQEPVAPINLPADPASLSQIAGDLAWNQPTFASSYWQVGYPSGATSGKSWTCAGSTNSWFYVDLGKPKDIHQIVTTLFVDGRLSKAPRTAYIVSNDLKTWQVAIEETNYENSSHRGQPRVLTLPENIKARYVGFYATGWDGGWADLTVFVVLPPDQPYQD, from the coding sequence ATGAAAAACGAATCACCTAAAGGAAGAATAATTCTGGGGACGATTGTCCCTATATTATTGGTCATAATCGGCCTTTTGCTTGGTGCGTCAATGATTTACCAAGTCCATACTGAACAAGTTAAGGCAACTATAGCAGCCGGGCCAACCATGACGGCCGATGCTCTGGAATTTCTTTATCAAAAAGGATTGGGATATATAAACCTCGGTCGATGGCAAGATGCAAAAGTAACACTCGAGATGGTTTTTGAAACAGATCCAAACTACAAGGACGTGCAAGCCAGATTAATTGAAGTTGAAACAGAAATAAAAAGATTAGGCCTAACATCTATTACAACACCAATCGCACCGCCTACAATCGAAAATGTTTATCCATCGGACTATAAAATACTTGAGTTGAATATTGAGCCGCAGGAACCTGTTGCGCCTATCAACCTCCCTGCCGATCCTGCAAGCCTCTCCCAAATTGCGGGGGATTTGGCGTGGAACCAACCTACGTTTGCGTCATCTTATTGGCAAGTAGGATATCCATCAGGGGCGACTTCAGGTAAATCTTGGACTTGTGCAGGGTCAACTAACTCCTGGTTTTATGTAGACCTGGGCAAGCCTAAAGATATTCATCAAATTGTGACAACGCTTTTTGTGGACGGGAGATTGAGTAAGGCCCCTCGAACGGCCTATATTGTCTCGAATGATCTGAAGACGTGGCAAGTAGCAATAGAAGAGACAAATTATGAAAATTCCAGCCATCGTGGTCAACCACGCGTACTAACTCTGCCAGAGAATATAAAAGCTCGGTATGTGGGTTTTTACGCCACAGGATGGGATGGAGGATGGGCAGACCTAACTGTTTTTGTGGTGCTTCCCCCTGATCAACCATATCAGGATTGA
- a CDS encoding DUF1385 domain-containing protein: MEDKIISYGGQAVIEGVMMRGKNAFAIAMRAPDGNIVVHKENLAQIYRSRIAKMPFVRGTILLWDALGLGMKALTLSANTQTGEDEKLEGPALYLTLGTSLAVGIGLFVLLPAGIGGLAEQFLGWNTLAHNLLEGLVRLVLLVGYLWGIGLMPDVKRLFGYHGAEHKTINAFEAGAELTPDVVATYPIEHPRCGTAFMLTFVLLSVLVHSLLGDQTIAWRLASRILLIPVIAGLAVEYIRWTANHLDSPLVRLLIKPNLALQSLTTRNPDNSMLEVAIESFKTMRQAEQEFVV; encoded by the coding sequence ATGGAAGATAAAATCATCTCATACGGCGGACAAGCCGTTATCGAAGGCGTAATGATGCGCGGAAAGAATGCCTTCGCGATTGCCATGCGTGCACCAGATGGCAACATCGTTGTCCACAAGGAAAACCTCGCGCAGATCTATCGTTCGCGTATCGCAAAGATGCCCTTCGTACGTGGCACGATCTTGTTGTGGGATGCACTTGGCCTCGGCATGAAAGCGCTCACACTTTCTGCGAACACGCAAACAGGCGAAGATGAAAAACTGGAAGGCCCTGCCTTATACCTTACGCTTGGCACTTCGCTTGCTGTTGGCATCGGTTTGTTCGTTTTACTCCCTGCTGGTATCGGTGGGCTTGCCGAACAATTTCTAGGCTGGAATACGCTCGCGCATAACTTGCTCGAGGGTCTAGTGCGCCTCGTTTTGTTGGTCGGCTATTTGTGGGGTATCGGCCTTATGCCTGATGTGAAACGTCTCTTTGGATATCATGGCGCGGAACATAAGACAATCAACGCTTTTGAAGCGGGTGCAGAACTCACACCCGATGTGGTTGCCACTTATCCCATCGAACATCCGCGTTGTGGCACGGCCTTCATGCTCACGTTCGTATTGCTGTCCGTTTTGGTGCATAGTCTTCTTGGCGACCAAACCATCGCTTGGAGGTTGGCCAGCCGTATTCTCTTGATCCCGGTCATTGCGGGACTCGCTGTGGAATATATACGCTGGACTGCCAATCATTTGGACTCGCCCCTCGTGCGCCTCTTAATTAAGCCGAACCTGGCTCTACAATCCCTAACCACGCGCAACCCTGACAACTCCATGCTCGAGGTCGCGATCGAATCCTTCAAGACGATGCGTCAGGCAGAGCAGGAATTTGTTGTATAG
- a CDS encoding acyltransferase has protein sequence MSRNLANDSLKLVLAVMVIGLHANLFFDTSPVANQLFVNGISRIAVPTFFVINGYYLSGTIKDKVGFTSWAKRIALGYAFWMAVYSPFYLPALGQTPTTIIYNLTRYSVFGYYHLWYLCGLLYAVALLFALRNKSDKTLANTALVLFLVGVVIQYYIFYTGIKLPYFVYRHFLFFAFPMVTAGYLIRKGYGSEISDAKVRNLLFAGFLLLLIEVCIAYIFRVDASGIDIFLSLLLIGPMLFIVTNKIQKTVANDHLSKLSSAIYFLHPLSFWVGGTFFHVTTTMMNFLFAIAFCLVVYYPLFLLSKKLKFIL, from the coding sequence ATGTCTCGAAATCTAGCGAACGACTCGCTTAAACTTGTTCTGGCGGTCATGGTCATTGGCTTGCACGCCAATCTTTTCTTTGACACGTCACCGGTAGCAAATCAATTATTCGTGAATGGGATCTCTCGCATAGCGGTGCCGACATTCTTTGTCATCAACGGATATTACCTTTCAGGGACAATAAAGGATAAAGTAGGGTTCACATCTTGGGCAAAAAGGATCGCGCTGGGATACGCCTTTTGGATGGCTGTTTATTCTCCGTTCTACCTCCCTGCGCTGGGACAAACACCTACAACGATTATCTACAATCTAACGAGATACAGTGTCTTCGGGTATTACCATCTATGGTACCTCTGCGGACTCTTGTATGCCGTCGCATTATTGTTCGCACTCCGTAATAAAAGCGATAAAACGCTGGCAAACACAGCGCTCGTGTTATTCCTAGTCGGGGTTGTGATTCAGTATTACATCTTTTACACAGGAATAAAGCTACCCTATTTCGTCTATCGTCACTTCCTATTCTTCGCCTTCCCCATGGTGACGGCTGGATATCTTATCCGCAAGGGATATGGCTCGGAAATTTCAGACGCAAAGGTCAGAAACCTTCTATTCGCAGGCTTTCTCTTGCTCTTGATTGAAGTTTGTATTGCCTACATCTTCCGCGTGGACGCCAGCGGCATTGATATTTTCCTGTCCCTGCTTCTGATCGGCCCGATGCTTTTCATTGTCACAAACAAAATCCAAAAGACAGTTGCGAACGACCATTTATCCAAATTGTCTTCGGCCATCTATTTTCTTCATCCGCTTTCATTCTGGGTCGGCGGGACGTTCTTTCATGTCACAACCACGATGATGAATTTTTTGTTTGCAATCGCATTTTGTCTGGTTGTGTATTATCCGTTATTTTTGTTGTCGAAAAAGCTAAAGTTTATTTTGTAA
- a CDS encoding PHP domain-containing protein, producing MHEIVVNLHMHTRYSDGSGTHKDIAEAAIKTGLDAVIVTDHNVLVQGVEGYYRLNTTRVLLLVGQEVHDQDLIPQKNHLLIFNANRDLAGLADDPQSLINGVNEAEGLCFIAHPNDAAAPAFGETDITWDAWNVHGYTGIELWNGLSEIKTIVPTKLHAAFLALFPQLIGHGPDPKTLQRWDDLMSNGKRVIAIGGSDAHAFHMNMGPVHRVIFPYDFHFKTVNTHVFVPEPLTGDVPTDKKVIYEAIANGHCFVGYDLPASTKGFRFKAKGLEHSAIMGDEIPSKGGVTLQIHIPDKEADIHLFKDGIRIGAWRHQQDVTYTASEPGVYRVEVRRNYLGKKRGWIFSNPIYVS from the coding sequence ATGCACGAAATCGTAGTCAACCTGCACATGCACACAAGATATTCCGATGGGAGTGGCACACACAAAGATATTGCCGAAGCCGCCATCAAAACCGGGCTGGATGCAGTCATCGTAACGGACCACAACGTACTCGTTCAAGGTGTGGAGGGATACTATCGCCTCAACACTACCCGAGTCCTGCTTCTCGTTGGGCAGGAAGTCCACGACCAGGACTTGATCCCGCAAAAGAACCACCTGTTGATCTTCAATGCCAACCGTGATCTCGCCGGGCTGGCAGACGATCCACAATCACTAATCAATGGCGTCAATGAAGCAGAAGGGCTTTGCTTCATCGCACATCCAAATGATGCTGCCGCACCTGCCTTTGGCGAAACGGACATCACATGGGATGCCTGGAATGTGCACGGCTACACTGGCATCGAACTCTGGAATGGTCTCAGCGAAATCAAGACCATTGTCCCAACCAAACTACACGCAGCCTTTCTTGCATTGTTTCCACAATTGATCGGGCACGGACCCGACCCAAAGACCTTACAACGTTGGGACGATCTCATGTCCAATGGAAAACGCGTGATCGCCATCGGCGGTTCCGATGCGCATGCATTCCATATGAACATGGGGCCGGTCCATCGCGTGATCTTTCCATATGATTTTCACTTTAAAACGGTGAATACCCATGTTTTTGTTCCAGAACCTCTGACGGGTGACGTTCCCACCGACAAAAAGGTGATCTACGAAGCCATCGCAAACGGACATTGCTTCGTGGGCTATGATCTGCCTGCCTCCACAAAAGGCTTTCGTTTTAAGGCTAAAGGACTCGAACACTCGGCCATCATGGGAGATGAAATTCCATCAAAAGGTGGCGTCACTTTGCAAATACACATCCCAGATAAGGAAGCCGACATCCATCTGTTCAAAGATGGCATACGCATTGGAGCCTGGCGCCATCAACAAGATGTAACCTACACAGCATCCGAGCCCGGCGTATACCGTGTGGAAGTCCGCCGCAATTACCTCGGCAAAAAACGCGGCTGGATCTTTAGTAATCCTATTTACGTGAGTTGA
- a CDS encoding GGDEF domain-containing protein, with product MHISKQIGSRLLISVSSMVLYAVLFLALSPSLALNAAAINVIPAAVFGVLLGVRGGFLYLLISIPTNLFLFNIIQSPYNQLTTHLLGISTFTLVSIGIGSVRDMRHHNDRMRKQAAELELERQLLKEEIKRRAFAEEKLTHEALHDPLTDLPNRRLFFSRLEHACAWSKRNPDSLCAVMYLDLNKFKDINDSLGHEAGDHLLKQVADRLRLSTRDIDTVARMGGDEFAILLEEASTEKDVKIVAQRIQTSLMLPYELKGDMVESGASIGIVMSIAGYNQMDDILRDADMAMYKAKANGGNQYRIFDVKMRE from the coding sequence ATGCACATCTCAAAACAGATTGGTTCACGCCTTCTTATCTCTGTAAGCAGCATGGTCCTGTATGCCGTGCTTTTTTTAGCTCTCTCTCCATCTCTGGCTCTGAACGCTGCGGCAATAAATGTGATACCAGCAGCAGTGTTCGGAGTACTTCTGGGAGTAAGGGGTGGCTTCTTGTACTTATTGATTTCTATACCAACCAACTTATTCCTTTTCAACATAATCCAAAGTCCCTATAACCAACTGACCACACACCTTCTCGGAATCAGTACATTCACGCTGGTAAGCATTGGGATTGGTTCAGTGAGAGACATGAGGCATCACAATGATCGAATGCGCAAACAAGCGGCTGAATTGGAGTTGGAGCGCCAGTTACTAAAGGAAGAAATCAAAAGACGAGCTTTTGCAGAAGAAAAATTAACTCATGAGGCCCTTCATGATCCACTCACAGACCTGCCAAATCGCAGATTATTCTTCAGTCGACTGGAACATGCATGCGCCTGGAGCAAGCGAAATCCCGACAGTCTTTGCGCAGTGATGTATCTTGATCTAAATAAGTTCAAAGATATCAACGATAGTTTGGGACACGAGGCTGGCGATCATCTGCTGAAACAGGTCGCTGATCGCCTGAGATTATCGACTCGAGATATTGATACAGTCGCACGTATGGGGGGCGACGAGTTTGCTATCTTGCTTGAAGAAGCTTCTACAGAGAAAGATGTGAAGATCGTTGCTCAACGAATACAAACAAGTCTGATGCTTCCGTATGAATTAAAGGGCGACATGGTCGAAAGTGGAGCCAGCATTGGCATCGTTATGAGTATAGCTGGATACAATCAAATGGACGACATTTTGCGCGATGCTGATATGGCCATGTACAAGGCAAAGGCCAACGGCGGCAACCAATATAGGATATTTGATGTCAAGATGCGGGAATAA
- a CDS encoding dipeptidase, with amino-acid sequence MTNLQTALAYAQQNRERFLNDLNEVLKIPSISTDDEYKNETLRTAEWMAAYLKKLGMEHVEVMPTENGGHPVVYADHIKKPGAPTVLVYGHYDVQPADPLELWETGPFEPVVRGDLLYARGSSDMKGQVLATFHAIESVMKAGELPVNLKFLLEGEEEIGSKNLESFIKKHADKFKADVSLNPDAGMMGVDMPTITYGLRGLSYMEINVWGPKVDLHSGLYGGAIHNPAQVLTELIAKMHDEKGRVTLPGFYDSVRPISDQERADFARLPNDDQHYLDETGVPALWGEEGYISAERTGARPTLEVNGLLSGWTGPGSKTVLPAKAMAKISCRLVADQDHYEVVEQMKRFMEANAPKTVKWEVKNLTGSPFAIADLNNPGIKAMNNAMEAVWGIRPFYRREGGSIGAVAMLQQICGVESVLVGMGLPSDNVHSPNEHMHLPTWYKGIDAFIHFFYNMA; translated from the coding sequence ATGACAAATCTACAAACTGCACTTGCCTATGCCCAACAGAACCGTGAACGATTTCTAAACGACTTAAACGAAGTTCTCAAGATACCCTCCATTTCTACTGATGATGAATATAAAAATGAAACTCTGCGCACTGCCGAATGGATGGCCGCTTATCTGAAGAAACTCGGCATGGAACACGTTGAGGTGATGCCCACAGAAAACGGTGGACATCCTGTCGTCTATGCCGACCACATCAAGAAGCCAGGTGCCCCAACAGTATTGGTCTATGGACATTACGACGTCCAACCTGCTGACCCGCTGGAATTGTGGGAGACTGGTCCGTTTGAACCTGTAGTACGCGGTGACTTGTTGTATGCACGTGGTTCTTCCGATATGAAGGGACAGGTGCTTGCGACATTCCATGCTATTGAGTCTGTGATGAAGGCTGGCGAATTACCGGTCAATTTAAAGTTCTTGCTGGAAGGTGAAGAGGAGATCGGCTCGAAAAACCTTGAATCGTTCATCAAGAAGCACGCCGATAAATTCAAGGCTGACGTGTCGCTCAATCCCGACGCTGGCATGATGGGCGTGGACATGCCGACCATCACCTACGGTCTACGCGGACTATCCTACATGGAGATCAATGTGTGGGGTCCCAAGGTTGACTTGCACTCCGGGCTGTATGGCGGCGCGATCCACAACCCTGCACAGGTGTTGACCGAATTGATCGCGAAGATGCACGACGAAAAAGGACGAGTCACTCTACCTGGCTTCTACGACAGCGTGCGTCCGATCAGCGATCAGGAACGCGCAGATTTCGCAAGGCTCCCCAATGACGACCAGCATTATTTGGACGAAACAGGCGTCCCTGCGTTATGGGGCGAAGAGGGCTATATCTCCGCTGAAAGGACCGGTGCACGTCCCACATTGGAAGTCAACGGTCTGCTTTCAGGTTGGACTGGTCCCGGCTCGAAGACTGTTTTGCCCGCAAAGGCGATGGCGAAGATTTCCTGTCGTCTCGTTGCCGATCAGGATCACTATGAGGTCGTTGAGCAGATGAAGCGTTTCATGGAAGCCAACGCACCCAAGACTGTGAAATGGGAAGTCAAGAATCTAACAGGCAGTCCGTTTGCGATTGCGGATTTGAATAACCCAGGCATCAAAGCGATGAACAACGCCATGGAAGCGGTGTGGGGCATCCGCCCGTTCTATCGTCGTGAAGGCGGTTCGATCGGTGCGGTGGCGATGTTGCAACAGATCTGCGGAGTCGAATCTGTTTTGGTGGGTATGGGTTTGCCCAGTGACAACGTCCATTCCCCGAACGAACATATGCATCTGCCCACATGGTACAAGGGTATTGATGCGTTCATCCATTTCTTTTACAACATGGCGTAA
- a CDS encoding adenylate kinase: MSSFPYKRIVVIGTTSSGKSTLAEQLADKFNYHFIELDALHWEPNWTEAPLEIFRQRVEQATQSPGWVSAGNYRVVRDLLWPKAEVVIWLDYSLPRIFWQLTRRTFKRWWTQELLWGTNHENIGKHLKLWSDDSLYNWLFKTYWRRKREYPALLSLPEHQHLELIRFKHPKETAQWLRNLS; this comes from the coding sequence ATGTCATCATTCCCCTATAAGCGCATCGTTGTGATTGGCACCACCAGTTCTGGCAAATCCACACTCGCGGAGCAACTTGCGGATAAATTCAACTACCACTTCATCGAACTTGATGCACTCCACTGGGAGCCTAACTGGACCGAAGCCCCGCTCGAAATCTTCCGTCAACGCGTGGAGCAGGCAACGCAATCACCGGGTTGGGTTTCTGCAGGTAACTATCGTGTTGTACGCGATCTTCTCTGGCCCAAAGCGGAAGTTGTCATCTGGCTCGATTATTCACTTCCAAGGATCTTCTGGCAACTCACCCGCCGCACCTTCAAGCGCTGGTGGACTCAAGAACTCCTTTGGGGAACCAACCACGAGAACATTGGGAAACATCTCAAGCTATGGTCAGACGACTCGCTCTATAACTGGCTATTCAAAACCTATTGGCGCAGGAAACGTGAGTATCCTGCATTATTGTCCTTACCAGAGCATCAGCACTTAGAGTTGATACGCTTCAAACACCCCAAGGAGACAGCGCAATGGCTGAGGAATTTGTCATAA
- the secG gene encoding preprotein translocase subunit SecG: METYLNIALIIISVLLIASVIMQSKGAGLGGLTGAESGSVFTARRGVERTLFRLTIALSALFFILVITLVVITG; this comes from the coding sequence ATGGAAACCTACTTGAATATCGCGCTCATTATAATCTCGGTCTTGCTCATTGCGAGCGTGATCATGCAGAGCAAGGGCGCGGGCCTGGGTGGCTTGACCGGCGCTGAATCGGGAAGCGTGTTCACTGCCCGCAGAGGTGTGGAACGCACATTGTTCAGACTCACGATTGCGTTGAGCGCCTTGTTCTTTATCCTTGTGATAACACTTGTGGTTATCACGGGCTAG
- a CDS encoding GNAT family N-acetyltransferase — MAEEFVIKILSASDLPLLMNVTEDIFDNPIDEKSAHEFLADPRHHIVVALSDNVIIGFASAVHYVHPDKPAELWINEVGVAQVYQNKGVGKAIMKKLLQLGQSLRCANAWVLTDRSNIPANRLYKSAGGEAASDDTVMYEFDLTGE, encoded by the coding sequence ATGGCTGAGGAATTTGTCATAAAAATATTGTCCGCGTCAGACTTGCCCCTCTTGATGAATGTCACAGAGGACATCTTTGACAATCCCATTGACGAAAAATCAGCCCATGAATTTCTCGCGGACCCACGCCACCACATCGTAGTCGCCTTGTCCGATAATGTTATTATCGGCTTTGCATCTGCAGTTCATTATGTGCATCCCGATAAGCCAGCAGAGTTATGGATCAATGAAGTCGGCGTTGCGCAAGTCTATCAAAACAAGGGAGTCGGGAAAGCCATCATGAAGAAGCTTTTACAGTTAGGACAAAGTCTCAGATGTGCGAACGCATGGGTGCTGACAGATCGAAGCAACATCCCAGCGAACAGACTCTACAAGTCTGCGGGTGGAGAAGCCGCATCAGATGATACTGTCATGTATGAATTTGACCTAACGGGTGAATAA
- a CDS encoding peptide ABC transporter substrate-binding protein produces MKQLRWQILVVIITLVIVAVLLYTQQSSPTNNGGVVIEQQPEQGGVYTEALVGSLGRLNPVLDWNNPADRDVDKLIFSGLVRFDERGLPHADLAEAWGVSQDGSVYNFTIRPNAVWHDGTPVTSDDVIFTIDMMKGTGSLYPQDVKDLWGRVQVERLNEKNFKFTLPEPYAPFMDYLTFGVLPKHLLESTPPEQMASAEFNIKPVGSGPYKFDQLIVENGQIVGVVLTLSTNYYGTPPFIEQVVFRYYPTSAAAFDAYKQGDVFAVSRITSDVLDKALQEPNLSLYTSRVPQMGFVFLNLTSPDVTFLQNVKVRRALMLGLNRASIINTVMQGQAFVLDTPILPGSWAYYDGTERFEYDPDTAIALLKGEGYVIPAGGGDVRAKEGVSLTFTMVHPDDAVHTQIAKAIQTQWARIGVRVDLQPQPYDQLILTTLASRSFQAVLVDLNLSRTPDPDPYPFWHQAEVVGGQNYSGWDNRAASEYLEQARVTADYSLRTRLYRNFQIVFAKELPALPLYVPVYSYGVDAQVQGVQVGPLYEPSDRLNTFTTWYLLTRRALEGNKSPTASP; encoded by the coding sequence ATGAAACAATTACGCTGGCAGATCCTTGTAGTCATCATTACTCTGGTGATCGTGGCTGTATTGCTCTATACACAGCAATCATCTCCGACCAATAATGGTGGCGTTGTCATTGAACAACAACCGGAACAGGGTGGTGTATATACCGAGGCGTTGGTCGGCTCATTGGGACGTTTGAATCCGGTATTGGATTGGAATAACCCTGCTGACCGCGATGTGGATAAGTTGATCTTTAGCGGTCTTGTCCGTTTTGATGAACGTGGATTGCCTCACGCAGACCTTGCTGAGGCTTGGGGGGTATCGCAAGATGGTTCGGTCTATAACTTCACTATTCGACCCAACGCGGTCTGGCATGACGGGACGCCTGTTACCAGTGACGATGTGATATTTACTATCGACATGATGAAAGGCACCGGCTCGCTCTATCCACAGGATGTGAAAGATCTGTGGGGCAGGGTACAGGTGGAGCGTCTCAATGAGAAGAACTTCAAGTTCACATTGCCCGAGCCGTACGCTCCCTTCATGGATTATCTGACCTTTGGTGTTCTGCCAAAGCATTTGCTCGAATCGACTCCACCTGAACAAATGGCGAGCGCCGAGTTCAACATCAAACCTGTTGGCTCTGGTCCTTATAAATTCGATCAACTGATCGTGGAGAACGGACAGATCGTTGGCGTAGTGCTGACCCTTTCCACGAATTATTACGGCACGCCTCCATTCATCGAGCAGGTTGTGTTCCGTTATTACCCAACTTCTGCCGCCGCTTTCGATGCTTATAAACAAGGTGATGTTTTTGCAGTTAGCCGCATCACGTCCGATGTGTTGGACAAAGCGCTTCAAGAGCCTAATCTGTCGCTCTATACCAGTCGCGTGCCTCAAATGGGATTTGTCTTCCTCAACTTGACCAGCCCTGATGTCACGTTTCTTCAAAATGTTAAAGTGCGCCGCGCACTCATGCTTGGCTTGAATCGCGCGAGCATCATCAATACGGTCATGCAAGGACAGGCGTTTGTTCTGGATACGCCGATATTGCCCGGCTCATGGGCTTATTATGATGGCACCGAACGTTTTGAATACGACCCCGATACTGCCATCGCTTTGTTGAAGGGTGAAGGATATGTGATCCCAGCGGGTGGTGGTGACGTGCGCGCCAAGGAAGGCGTTTCGTTGACTTTCACCATGGTTCACCCAGATGATGCCGTTCATACGCAGATCGCAAAGGCAATACAAACACAATGGGCAAGGATCGGTGTCCGTGTGGATTTACAGCCTCAGCCCTACGATCAACTTATTTTGACAACTCTCGCTTCTCGCTCTTTTCAGGCTGTTCTTGTGGACCTGAACCTTTCCCGCACCCCAGACCCTGACCCCTATCCTTTCTGGCATCAGGCTGAAGTTGTCGGTGGACAGAATTACTCGGGTTGGGATAATCGTGCGGCCAGCGAATATTTGGAACAAGCACGTGTTACAGCCGATTACTCATTACGTACCAGACTGTACCGTAACTTCCAAATAGTGTTTGCAAAAGAACTCCCTGCGCTACCTTTGTATGTGCCGGTCTATTCTTATGGTGTAGATGCGCAGGTGCAGGGAGTGCAAGTCGGTCCGTTGTATGAACCCAGTGACCGCCTGAATACTTTCACAACTTGGTACCTGTTAACCCGTCGCGCTTTGGAAGGTAATAAGTCGCCGACGGCTTCTCCATAA
- a CDS encoding phosphodiester glycosidase family protein: MKIKKIAKILLGTLLVVGLCAGAYALYDRGRPAPVPMKKTLYEGVVYRRIVRFVPRPMIAHIIIIDRSSSNAKFLVTPSNLKGDYPLKARTTSQFLNDYGLQIAINGDGFIPWWSRSPLDYYPHVDDLVIPLGFTASKGKIYSYGQPETPGVEPTLYISRQHYPSFNIRPDNIWFAISGDRMLIDRGEIEDGLDNSELDPRTAIGINQNGRYVYLAVVDGRQPFYSDGATFLELAELLKKQGAYFAMALDGGGSSTMVIEGENGEPLILNSPIDNYIPGRERPVANHLGVFIK; this comes from the coding sequence ATGAAAATCAAAAAGATTGCAAAGATACTGTTGGGAACGCTTCTAGTCGTTGGCCTGTGCGCTGGGGCCTATGCCCTCTACGACCGCGGACGACCCGCGCCGGTACCAATGAAGAAAACCCTGTATGAAGGCGTTGTATATCGCCGCATTGTGCGATTCGTACCACGCCCCATGATCGCGCATATTATCATCATTGATCGTTCGAGTAGTAATGCCAAGTTTCTTGTCACGCCATCGAACCTAAAAGGGGACTACCCCTTGAAGGCAAGGACCACTTCCCAGTTTCTAAACGACTATGGGTTACAAATTGCCATCAATGGCGATGGATTTATCCCTTGGTGGTCGCGTAGCCCGCTAGACTATTATCCGCATGTGGATGACCTAGTTATACCGCTGGGCTTCACAGCTTCCAAAGGGAAAATCTATTCTTATGGCCAGCCAGAAACACCCGGCGTTGAACCAACGCTGTACATTAGCCGTCAACATTACCCGTCATTCAATATCCGCCCTGATAATATCTGGTTCGCGATTTCAGGCGATAGGATGCTGATTGACAGAGGGGAAATAGAAGATGGCTTGGATAACAGTGAACTTGACCCGCGCACTGCAATTGGTATCAATCAAAACGGACGGTATGTATACCTCGCTGTTGTGGATGGACGTCAGCCTTTTTACAGTGACGGCGCGACATTTCTCGAGTTGGCTGAATTGTTGAAAAAGCAGGGGGCTTATTTCGCAATGGCTTTGGATGGAGGCGGTTCGTCCACGATGGTGATCGAGGGCGAGAATGGCGAACCCCTCATTTTGAATTCCCCGATCGATAATTACATCCCTGGCCGTGAGAGGCCGGTGGCGAATCATTTGGGTGTGTTTATAAAATAA